Within the Synechococcus sp. MU1617 genome, the region GGCTTCCGCTGCCGCGACGACGTACTGGAGGTGCAGAAGCTTCTCACCTTGCACGGCATCGATGTGGGCGTGGTGGCGCCCCTGGGTGCAGGAGTGGAGGATCTGAAGCGGATCCCCGATGCCGATCTGAACGTTTGCCTCTATCCGGAGGTGGCCGAATCCAGCTGCAGCTGGCTGGAGCGCAACTTCGGCATGCCCTTCAGCCGAACGGTGCCGATCGGTGTCGGCGCCACCCACGATTTCCTCGTCGAAGTGCACGATCTGCTCGGGCTCGAAACACCCTCAGCTGATGAGGGCTACAAACGCTCACGCTTGCCTTGGTATTCGGAGTCTGTGGACTCCACCTACCTCACCGGCAAGCGGGTGTTCATTTTCGGCGACGGCAGCCATGCCATTGCAGCAGCACGGATCTGCAGCCAAGAACTGGGCTTCAGCGTGGTGGGGTTGGGCACCTATAGCCGCGAGATGGCCAGACCAGTACGGGCGGCCGCCAAGGCCCTGGGACTTGAGGCCTTGATCTGTGACGACTACCTAGAAGTGGAAGCCGCCATGGCCGAGGCAGCCCCAGAACTGGTGCTGGGAACCCAAATGGAGCGCCACAGCGCCAAGCGTCTGGGGATTCCCTGCTCCGTGATCAGCACGCCCATGCATGTTCAGGACGTGCCCGCCCGAATGAGCCCCCAGATGGGCTGGGAAGGGGCAAACGTGATCTTCGACGACTGGGTGCACCCGCTGATGATGGGACTGGAGGAACACCTGATTGGCATGTTCCGCCACGACTTCGAATTCGTGGATGGCCACCAGAGCCACCTCGGCCATGCCGGCGGTGCCGGCGCCACCGACAGTTCCGCCTTGAGTGATATCCCCGGGGAGGGCGACGGTGCCCTGCATTGGACAGCCGATGGGGAAGCCGAACTGAAGAAGATTCCCTTTTTCGTGCGGGGCAAAGTGCGACGCAACACCGAGGCCTATGCCCGCGATGCGGGCTGCCGAGAGATCAGCAGCGAAACGCTGTATGACGCAAAAGCCCACTTCAAGGCATGAGCATTTGCACTCATTTCTTTTTATTTAATTGAAAGAAATTCTGCTTTTGCAACGCAGCCAAGAAGTAGATCTTTCATTTCTTGGTGAAAATCAACCACTGCACATCTACTGCTGTTGAATGAAACTGACTTCTCTTGCACAGGTCGCTGAATGACCACGACTCTGACGCGACCGGCGGACGGCGAAGGCAGCGTGCAGGTCCACCAGGACCCGGAAATGAACATCCAGGAGGAGACCCTGGTGATCGCGGTTTATGGCAAAGGCGGGATCGGTAAATCAACCACCTCCTCGAACTTGTCAGCCGCCTTTTCCAAGCTGGGCAAGCGGGTGCTTCAAATCGGCTGCGACCCCAAGCACGACAGCACCTTCACCCTCACCCACAAGATGGTGCCGACGGTGATCGACATTCTCGAGGAGGTGGACTTCCACAGCGAAGAGCTGCGGCCTGAGGATTTCGTCTTCACCGGCTTCAACGGGGTGCAGTGCGTTGAGAGTGGTGGCCCACCGGCGGGCACGGGCTGCGGTGGCTACGTGACAGGGCAGACCGTGAAGCTGCTCAAAGAACACCACCTATTGGAAGACACCGATGTGGTGATCTTCGATGTGCTGGGAGATGTGGTGTGTGGTGGTTTCGCCGCCCCGCTGCAGCACGCCAACTATTGCCTGATTGTGACCGCGAACGATTTCGATTCGATCTTCGCGATGAATCGCATCGTTCAGGCGATTCAAGCCAAAGCCAAGAACTACAAGGTGCGACTTGGCGGCGTTGTTGCGAACCGGTCGGCGGACACTGATCAGATCGACAAGTTCAACGAACGCACCGGCCTGCGCACCATGGCCCACTTCAGGGATGTGGATGCGATCCGGCGTTCCCGGCTGAAGAAATGCACCATCTTTGAGATGGACGATGACGACGAAGCCGTACAAGCCGTGCGCAACGAATACCTGCGGCTGGCCCAAAACATGATCGACAAGGTGGAGCCCCTGGAGGCCATATCCCTCAAGGACCGCGAAATCTTCGACCTGCTGGGGTTCGACTGACCGCAGGCCTTAAAAAGATTTAGCCCAGGCCCACCAGGTCCATGGACAGCTCCCACACCCGCCGAGCTGTTTCTGGATCAGTGGCCTTATCGGACAGTTCCTGGCTGAACTGCTCACCGTCCTTCTTCTGGCGGTTGCCCCAACTCCAGTGCACCCCGGATTCGGCGAAGTCGGGATTGGCCACCACATCAGCCACCCGTTCTCCGGCCAAGGCCTGGGAGACATAGCCGCCGGTGATGTTTTTCTGGAACCAGGGGAAGATCGTTTGGAAGGCCTTGGGGGTGTTGCGGAACAACGGGGTATCCGCCACACAGCCGGGGTAGAGCGAGGTGAAGGTGATCCCCGTGTCCCCGTGCAGACGGCGATGCAGCTCTTGAGTGGTGATCATGTTGCAGAGCTTGCTGTCTTTGTAGGCCTTGCCGGGCTTGAACGGCTTGCCACTGGCCATGGCGATGGGATCTTTGAACCCAGCCTCAAACCCAGAGAGGTCCCCCAGATCTGCCGGTGCAGGGATCGGAATCTTGCCCCCCAGTTCCTTGGAGTTCGCCGTCACGGTGCCCAGGATCACCACCCGCCTGGAGGGATGGCTGGAGCTCTGGAGCCGACCTAAGAGCAGCTGCACCAGAAGGAAATGGCCGAAGTGGTTGGTGGCCATCGAGATCTCGTAGCCCTGGGGCGAACGCTCCGGCTGCTTGAGCTTCGGCTTGTACACGGCTGCATTGCAGACCACGGCATCCAATCGCTCGGGCAAGGCATCCACCGCCCGGCGCACACTGTCGAGATCACCCAGATCCATCAACACGTGCTTGAGCCGGTCTTTGGGGAGATCGAGCTCATCCGCGGCTGCCGCGGCACGCTGCGGGCTGCGGTTCGCAGTGATCACCGTCCAGCCCCGCTTGACCAAAGCGCAGGTGGCATTCAGGCCCACACCGGAGGTGGTGCCGGTGATCAGAACGGTGCCGGGCGTGGACATCAAGACAGGGCCAGGAAGGCTGTCAGTCTGCCGGTCAGTACTGAATCTCAACGTCGCTGGTCACGAATCTCAGCGCCAGACCACTCGCAAACGATTGGGAGCGATCCACTGATCCTGCTCGCTGATCAGGCGCTTCTCTCCACCGATGCTGAACAGACGATCGAAGCGTTGTTGCAGCGTTTCCAATTTGGCCGACTCAATCGACACGACCGCCGCAATTTCACTGTGGCGATCCATTCGTTCCTGATAGGCCACCGACAGGCGAATCAAGCTCACGCAGCCCAACAGAACAAGTCCAGCCTTGGCGGCCAAGGCGAGAAGGCTGCACTGCAGCTCCTGTTGGTCGGTCTGCCGCTGAATCGCCGCAGCCATGCTGGCTGCGTCCGTGCGGGGAGCTGATCTTCGAACCTGACTGGCGGTCACCGCATCAGCACGTACATCCGCTTGTAACGCAATCCGTTCGCAGTGCCAAGACCAGCTCTAGGCCCGTTGATCTGGGCGCCCGTTGAAATCAGGCTTCGTAGAGGCTGATGGAAAGACGCAGGGCCAGAACAGCGGCATGGGCAGCGACGACGAGGGCGATGAACACCTCGGGTGCAGACAGAACGGTTTCCATGGGAGCCATGCATCAAACGGTCCCATTCTTCTCCGAGGGAGGGGCTGCAGGCCATCATTCGCAAAGGCCTGTCACACCAGCCCATGGATCCGGTTCTGATCGATGCCCCTGCCATCCGCGCCTTGGATCTGCGGCCGCTGGAGATCTGGAGCCATCAGCCGCTGGATGCACTGCTCAGCCAAGGGCCGGTGCTGGAGCTTCGTTTCGACTGGCCCCGGGCGCAGGATGACCCGCGGGAACTGCCGGAATGCCCCGAGCCTCGCCTCTGGGCCCTGCGGGCCGATGCACGCTTCCCTTGGCTGCCGCTGGTGCTTGAACGCGACAACGGCAGCCTGATTCGCCATGTCGCCCTGGTGGTGCCCCACAGTTTCAGCCGCAGCGAAGGCCTGCGTTTTGACCCGGAAGCCTTGGAGCTCTGGGTGACGCATCGACTGATGCTGCTCGACGATCTCTGCCAGCGGGAGCTCGGACGCCCGATGCGGGGCAACCTCTCCCAGATGGCCGCGGCGCTGGGTTATGAGCTCGATGCGGGTTTTTGGGGCCTGCTGACCTGACCCACTAGCTCAGCCAGAGCTGCAGGGCCCGCCTGGAGCTGTCGATCGCCAGGATGATGGCGAGCCCCCGCAGACAACGCACCAGAAGAGCCGCATCAAATTGATCGAGACGACTGGCGGTCCATTGAGCAGCGATCGCTGCCACAGCCCCCAGCAGCAAGCCCATCAGAGGCACCCCTCGTCCTTCATGCAGGAACTGCAGGGATGCTGCGCTGGCTGAGAAGAGCACCGCCACCGTGCTGAGCCGCACGGCCTGATGAATCGGCACAGACATCGGACCGCTCATCAGGGGCACCATCACCAGCCCCCCACCCAGGCCAAGCATCCCAGCGGTCCAGCCGGCGATACAGCCCACTCCAGCCAATTGCGGTGCGCTGCTGTCATCGACGTCTTGAGTGGCATCCGCCTCGGGCCGTTCGCGAACGCAGAACGCCAGCACGATGTACATCAGCGTCTGCATCGCCAACAGAATCCAGCCCGCCGCCAAACCGGCCAAACCACCGAACAGCAGTGCCGAACCAAAAGCGGCCAAGCCGATGGCGAGTCCAGGTCGGGTCGGCACCCGCCCCTGGCGCAGGTGAGTGATGGTGCCCGCCAAAGCTGTAGGCACAATGGCGAAACTGCTGGTGGCCAGAGCCTGATGGGGCGGGAGATCAAGCCAAAGCAGGAGCGGGGCAAAGATCAAGCCACCGCCAATCCCCAACAGCCCGGCCAAGCCCCCCGCCAGCAGGCCCAGGGCGATCAAGATCGGCACATCCCACCAGGGCACCATGGCGTGCGATCGATGCTTCCCTCCAGCATGCCCGCAACCGGGCGTCTGCTTCCCACCCAGCAAGCGGATGGACACACCCAGATGGCGTTGGATGCCTGGCTTCTGAGACGAAGCAACGGTCCGGCGCTGCGTTTTTACCGCTGGGATGGGCCCTGGCTCTCGCTTGGACGCCATCAACGCCACTGGCCTGAGCACTGGAATGATCTCGCCCGCCGCGGCCGCATCAGCCTGGTGCGACGCCCCAGCGGAGGCCGGGCAGTGCTCCATGCCGGCGGGCTCACCTATGCCTTGATCTGGCCGGATGCACCACGGCAACGCCAGGAGGCCTACCGGCAAGCCTGTCAGTGGTTGATCGATGGCTTCAAGGATCTCGGGCTAGCGCTGCACTTCGGTTCTGACCCCGCTGGTGCCGAGGCCAACAACTGTTTCGCCACGGCAACGGTGGCCGACCTGGTGGATTCGAGCGGCGTCAAACGGGTCGGCAGCGCCCAGCGCTGGCAGAGCGGTCGCCTGCTTCAACACGGCGAAATCCTGCTGGATCCCCCTGCCGAGCTCTGGGAAGAAGTGTTTGAGGAAGAGGCACCAGCGGGAGCACCGGCCCAGATCAGCCGACTGGCGCTGGATCAGCAGCTGCGCCAGAGCCTGGTTCAGTCCTGGAGCCATTGCCCGTGGCAGATGCAACCCCTGGAGGCCGACGAAGTTCAGGACTTGGAAAGAGAGCTGGCGTCCTGGTCGGAGCTTTGATCCCTCATCGTCTGCACCATCTGAGGAAGCATCGCCAAACCCAAGGGATAGCCATTGCGCTTGCGCGCCTCGTCGAGAATCGCGGGGGGCAGGGTCACACCGAGACGCTTCAGCACCGCATCTCCCACATCCATGCGATCAAGGGTGCCGCAGGGAAGCCCAGCAGTACTCATCACCAAAAGGCGTCCCTGGGAGGCCGCCTCCAGGGCCGGCACCGCTTCCACCATTGGGGCCGCACTGGTGATGGACGGCAGTTCAGTGAGGGGCCGCAGATGATCCTCGAGGCGCTGTTGGTCCCATTGCTGCACTGGCAGCAGTTTCAGGGGCTGATCGTCAATCCAACCCACCCAACGGCCGCTCTTGCAGACGAGCACCCAATCGACAGGACCCTCACCCTCGCTGGCCGTAAGCCGCAGCTGGCTAAGGCGCCGCAAGGTCTGATCAGCCTCCAGCACGCGGAAGCGTTTGCCTGCCGCAGCCTCCACCTTCAACTCCCGCAGCACGGTCTGCAACTGCAGCATCTGGGTCTGACTGCGGTTGGCACTCAGGCCGAACCAACCGATCAAGATCAGCAGGAGGCCGTTAAGCCCCCAGCCCTGCCAAAGCAGGACACCGCCCAACACGATCATCAGCATCGACAAAGCCCGTCCGGACGCCGATGCCACCTGAACGCCCTTCTGCTGGCTGCCGCTCACCTGCCAGACCAGGGCCTTGAGAATCAGCCCACCATCCAGCGGTAGACCAGGCAACAGATTGAACAGACCCAGCATCAAGTTGAGCAAACCCACCTGGCTCAACAACTGCGTGGCCAAGGGCTGGGTGTCGGACAGCGCTGCAGCCCCCACCAGCATCCCGAAAGCCAACATCAAACTGACGATCGGGCCAGCAGCTGCAATGCGCAAATTGCCCATGGCGGTAGGGCATTCCTTCTCCACCCGCGCGATACCGCCCAGATGAAACAGGGTGATACTCAGCACCTTCACCCCTTCCCGCAGGGCCATAAGGGCATGGCCCAACTCATGCAGCAGCACGGAGCTGAACAACAGCAAGGTGGTCAGCAATCCCAGCCCCCAACTCACCGTGACCGAGGCCGTGGTCGCATAGCGGGATTGGAACAATGTGGTGAAGATCGCCACAGCAAACAACCAGCTGGGCTGGAGCCGCAGGGGGATTCCGCCAATTTTGAGCACCTGCCAGCCCTCTCCCACCGTCAATCCCGTCGTGTGCCGCTACTGCGGACTGTCATCCACGATCCTAGGGAGAGCAATCGATGCGGCCCTTGCGTGATCCCCGCCCCACTCCAGACCTGAAGATCTGTGGGATCACCGACCCCGAGCAGGCCCATGCCATTGCACAAATGGGCGTGCAGGCGATTGGCGTGATCGGCGTTCCTGCCACCCCACGCTTTGTGGAACCACCCCAGCGCAGGTCTTTGTTCCAGCTGCTGGAGGAGCAGCATCCCCAACTGCATCGCGTTTGGGTGGTGGCCGACCCCGACGATGACGCCCTCGAGGAAGCGCTCAACGGAGCAGGACAGCCCTCCGTGGTGCAGCTGCACGGCAGCGAGTCAGAAGAACGCTGCCAACGCTTGAAACAGCGTTACCCCCGGCAGCAGTGGTGGAAAGCTTTACGGGTGCGCGAACCCGAAGACCTCGAGCAGCTTGAGCAGTACGCGCCCAATGTGGATGCCCTGCTCCTCGACGCCTGGAGCGCTGATCAATTGGGCGGCACAGGGCACAGGATCCCTCTTGATTGGCTCGGTGAGACCCAGTTATCGGTGCCTTGGTGGCTGGCGGGGGGAGTAAGTGCGGAATGGGTTCCGGAACTGCTTAGCCGCGTCACGCCACAAGGGCTCGATGCCTCCAGTCGGCTGGAGGAACGTCCGGGATGGAAAAACCTCGACAAGGTCCAAGCCCTTGTCGAGGCAGTGAAACGAGGTTGAGTTGAGGCTGATCAGGTGCTGAGCAGCGCTTCCTGCTGACGCACCAGCTCAAAGAACTCCTGCTTGAGGCTGGGGTCGTGGCGGAAATCACCGCGCACCACGGAGTTCACCATGCTGGTTTGGGGCTCCTTCACGCCACGCCACTTCATGCAGTAGTGCTGCGCCTTGATGATGATGCCGAGACCCTGAGGCTCACAGAGCTTCTCGATTTCGTCGGCAAGGATCATCACAGCCTCTTCCTGGATGTGGGGGCGGGAGAAGACCCAGTCAGCCACACGGGTGAATTTGGAGAGGCCAATCACCCTGGCACCAGGCTTGATCCCAATCCAGCAGTTGCCCATGATCGGCACCAGGTGGTGTGAACAGGCGGAACGCACCGTGATCGGTCCAACGGTGTAGATCTCATCCAGCTGCTTCACATTGGGAAAGCTGGCCACCTTGGGTTGCTGGTGGTAGCGCCCTTTGAAGACCTCCTGCAGATACATCTTGGCGACCCGCTCCGCCGTCTCATGGGTGTTGTGGTCGTTATCGATATCGATCACCAGGCTGCGCAACAGATCGCGGACCTTGTCAGCGACCTCAACCTGAAGCTGATCCAGTTCACCGGGATTGAGGTGATCAGCAATGTTGTCGTTGGCCAGGAAGGAAACGCCAGATTCGATTAAACGTTCACGAATTCGGGCTGAAACCTGGGGATTCAGGAGCTTTTTACCATTGCCGTTGCCGTTGGCGACGCCGTTGGAAACGAAAGGGACTGTGGAGGTCATGGTGTTCGTTCAGAAGGCGCCGGCGGCCGGCATAAGGGTGAGGTCTTCGATCAACTGGTTGCTGGGTTGCATCGCCAGATTCGCCAGTGTTTCTGCCGCCTGATCGACAGAGAGCATGGCACGACGATCGAAATCGCTTTGTACGGTTTCCGCGTCCCACAGTGGTGTGTTCACGGCTCCAAGAGTGAGGGTGCAGGCACGAATGCCGTTGGCCCGTTCCTCTTCTGCAAGGCAGCGGGTGAAGCTGGCCAAGGCAGCTTTACTGACGCAATACGCACCCCATTGAGGGAAGGCATTGCGAGCGGCGTGACTACTGATGTTGATCACCAGTCCGCCGTTCTTGCGCATGGCGGGAACGGCAGCAGAACAAACCTGCATCACGCTGGTGACATTCAGCTGTAGCAGCCATTGCCAATGCTCAAGCGGCATGGCCAGAAGGTCGCCGGT harbors:
- a CDS encoding protochlorophyllide reductase, translating into MSTPGTVLITGTTSGVGLNATCALVKRGWTVITANRSPQRAAAAADELDLPKDRLKHVLMDLGDLDSVRRAVDALPERLDAVVCNAAVYKPKLKQPERSPQGYEISMATNHFGHFLLVQLLLGRLQSSSHPSRRVVILGTVTANSKELGGKIPIPAPADLGDLSGFEAGFKDPIAMASGKPFKPGKAYKDSKLCNMITTQELHRRLHGDTGITFTSLYPGCVADTPLFRNTPKAFQTIFPWFQKNITGGYVSQALAGERVADVVANPDFAESGVHWSWGNRQKKDGEQFSQELSDKATDPETARRVWELSMDLVGLG
- a CDS encoding phosphoribosylanthranilate isomerase, yielding MRPLRDPRPTPDLKICGITDPEQAHAIAQMGVQAIGVIGVPATPRFVEPPQRRSLFQLLEEQHPQLHRVWVVADPDDDALEEALNGAGQPSVVQLHGSESEERCQRLKQRYPRQQWWKALRVREPEDLEQLEQYAPNVDALLLDAWSADQLGGTGHRIPLDWLGETQLSVPWWLAGGVSAEWVPELLSRVTPQGLDASSRLEERPGWKNLDKVQALVEAVKRG
- a CDS encoding SDR family oxidoreductase, which gives rise to MPTALITGASRGIGRRTAELLAHQGWDLLLTARSADQLERLSAQLSSQGVSVAYAAIDLTQSDAIAAAMAGLLQQGEAPSVLINNAGAAYTGDLLAMPLEHWQWLLQLNVTSVMQVCSAAVPAMRKNGGLVINISSHAARNAFPQWGAYCVSKAALASFTRCLAEEERANGIRACTLTLGAVNTPLWDAETVQSDFDRRAMLSVDQAAETLANLAMQPSNQLIEDLTLMPAAGAF
- the psaM gene encoding photosystem I reaction center subunit XII, with translation METVLSAPEVFIALVVAAHAAVLALRLSISLYEA
- the folE gene encoding GTP cyclohydrolase I, with amino-acid sequence MTSTVPFVSNGVANGNGNGKKLLNPQVSARIRERLIESGVSFLANDNIADHLNPGELDQLQVEVADKVRDLLRSLVIDIDNDHNTHETAERVAKMYLQEVFKGRYHQQPKVASFPNVKQLDEIYTVGPITVRSACSHHLVPIMGNCWIGIKPGARVIGLSKFTRVADWVFSRPHIQEEAVMILADEIEKLCEPQGLGIIIKAQHYCMKWRGVKEPQTSMVNSVVRGDFRHDPSLKQEFFELVRQQEALLST
- the bchL gene encoding ferredoxin:protochlorophyllide reductase (ATP-dependent) iron-sulfur ATP-binding protein encodes the protein MTTTLTRPADGEGSVQVHQDPEMNIQEETLVIAVYGKGGIGKSTTSSNLSAAFSKLGKRVLQIGCDPKHDSTFTLTHKMVPTVIDILEEVDFHSEELRPEDFVFTGFNGVQCVESGGPPAGTGCGGYVTGQTVKLLKEHHLLEDTDVVIFDVLGDVVCGGFAAPLQHANYCLIVTANDFDSIFAMNRIVQAIQAKAKNYKVRLGGVVANRSADTDQIDKFNERTGLRTMAHFRDVDAIRRSRLKKCTIFEMDDDDEAVQAVRNEYLRLAQNMIDKVEPLEAISLKDREIFDLLGFD
- a CDS encoding ferredoxin:protochlorophyllide reductase (ATP-dependent) subunit B; this encodes MQLTLWTYEGPPHVGAMRIAASMHGVHYVLHAPQGDTYADLLFTMIERRGQRPPVTYTTFQARDLGGDTAELVKRHVREAVDRFQPDALLVGESCTAELIQDQPGALAQGMELTMPVVNLELPAYSKKENWGAAETFYQLIRNLLKAQVPTDTQHDPRAWKQEGRRPRVNLLGPSLLGFRCRDDVLEVQKLLTLHGIDVGVVAPLGAGVEDLKRIPDADLNVCLYPEVAESSCSWLERNFGMPFSRTVPIGVGATHDFLVEVHDLLGLETPSADEGYKRSRLPWYSESVDSTYLTGKRVFIFGDGSHAIAAARICSQELGFSVVGLGTYSREMARPVRAAAKALGLEALICDDYLEVEAAMAEAAPELVLGTQMERHSAKRLGIPCSVISTPMHVQDVPARMSPQMGWEGANVIFDDWVHPLMMGLEEHLIGMFRHDFEFVDGHQSHLGHAGGAGATDSSALSDIPGEGDGALHWTADGEAELKKIPFFVRGKVRRNTEAYARDAGCREISSETLYDAKAHFKA
- a CDS encoding lipoate--protein ligase family protein — protein: MPATGRLLPTQQADGHTQMALDAWLLRRSNGPALRFYRWDGPWLSLGRHQRHWPEHWNDLARRGRISLVRRPSGGRAVLHAGGLTYALIWPDAPRQRQEAYRQACQWLIDGFKDLGLALHFGSDPAGAEANNCFATATVADLVDSSGVKRVGSAQRWQSGRLLQHGEILLDPPAELWEEVFEEEAPAGAPAQISRLALDQQLRQSLVQSWSHCPWQMQPLEADEVQDLERELASWSEL
- a CDS encoding CRR6 family NdhI maturation factor — encoded protein: MDPVLIDAPAIRALDLRPLEIWSHQPLDALLSQGPVLELRFDWPRAQDDPRELPECPEPRLWALRADARFPWLPLVLERDNGSLIRHVALVVPHSFSRSEGLRFDPEALELWVTHRLMLLDDLCQRELGRPMRGNLSQMAAALGYELDAGFWGLLT
- a CDS encoding sulfite exporter TauE/SafE family protein, with the protein product MVPWWDVPILIALGLLAGGLAGLLGIGGGLIFAPLLLWLDLPPHQALATSSFAIVPTALAGTITHLRQGRVPTRPGLAIGLAAFGSALLFGGLAGLAAGWILLAMQTLMYIVLAFCVRERPEADATQDVDDSSAPQLAGVGCIAGWTAGMLGLGGGLVMVPLMSGPMSVPIHQAVRLSTVAVLFSASAASLQFLHEGRGVPLMGLLLGAVAAIAAQWTASRLDQFDAALLVRCLRGLAIILAIDSSRRALQLWLS
- a CDS encoding site-2 protease family protein, whose product is MGEGWQVLKIGGIPLRLQPSWLFAVAIFTTLFQSRYATTASVTVSWGLGLLTTLLLFSSVLLHELGHALMALREGVKVLSITLFHLGGIARVEKECPTAMGNLRIAAAGPIVSLMLAFGMLVGAAALSDTQPLATQLLSQVGLLNLMLGLFNLLPGLPLDGGLILKALVWQVSGSQQKGVQVASASGRALSMLMIVLGGVLLWQGWGLNGLLLILIGWFGLSANRSQTQMLQLQTVLRELKVEAAAGKRFRVLEADQTLRRLSQLRLTASEGEGPVDWVLVCKSGRWVGWIDDQPLKLLPVQQWDQQRLEDHLRPLTELPSITSAAPMVEAVPALEAASQGRLLVMSTAGLPCGTLDRMDVGDAVLKRLGVTLPPAILDEARKRNGYPLGLAMLPQMVQTMRDQSSDQDASSLSKS